In the Arcobacter arenosus genome, one interval contains:
- the rhuM gene encoding RhuM family protein: MENQNILIYENQNGNIKVDVRFEDESIWLNQAQICELYGKAKSTISEHIKAIFEDGELDRDSTVRYYRTVQIEGSREVSRDIEHYNLDMIIALGFRVRSNTGTKFRIWANQKLKEYIRKGFVLDDDRFKNGNQMSYFDELQNRLREIRLSEKFFYQKIKDIYMTSIDYDPKDKKTIEFFKIVQNKLLWAVASQTAAELVHNRVDMTKPLLGMNSYDGENINITKKDVSIAKNYLNEDEIKLLGLLVEQYLAFAETMANQQTPMYMKDWIERLDLILSMNGRELLKNAGNISHHIAKEKSELEYKKYKQQQKKLQMSESFKELEEDIKKLR; the protein is encoded by the coding sequence ATGGAAAATCAAAATATCCTAATCTATGAAAACCAGAATGGAAATATCAAAGTTGATGTAAGATTTGAAGATGAAAGCATATGGCTAAATCAAGCTCAAATATGTGAACTATATGGAAAAGCAAAGTCAACCATAAGTGAGCATATAAAAGCTATCTTTGAAGATGGGGAGTTAGATAGAGATTCAACTGTTCGGTATTACCGAACAGTTCAAATTGAAGGCTCACGAGAAGTTTCAAGAGATATTGAACATTATAATCTAGATATGATAATAGCCTTAGGTTTTAGGGTTCGTTCAAACACTGGTACAAAGTTTAGAATCTGGGCAAATCAAAAGCTAAAAGAGTACATCAGAAAAGGTTTTGTGCTAGATGATGATAGATTTAAAAATGGCAATCAAATGTCATATTTTGATGAGCTTCAAAACAGACTTAGAGAGATACGACTTAGTGAGAAATTTTTTTATCAAAAAATCAAAGATATCTATATGACAAGTATAGATTATGACCCAAAGGATAAAAAAACAATAGAGTTTTTTAAAATAGTTCAAAATAAACTTTTATGGGCTGTAGCATCTCAAACAGCTGCCGAACTTGTACATAATCGTGTCGATATGACAAAACCACTTTTAGGTATGAACTCATATGATGGTGAGAATATAAACATCACTAAAAAAGATGTAAGTATTGCAAAAAACTATCTAAATGAAGATGAAATAAAACTTCTAGGACTTTTAGTAGAACAATACTTAGCTTTCGCAGAAACGATGGCAAATCAACAAACACCTATGTATATGAAAGATTGGATTGAAAGACTTGATTTAATTTTATCTATGAATGGAAGAGAACTTTTGAAAAATGCTGGAAATATATCTCACCACATAGCAAAAGAAAAAAGTGAACTAGAGTATAAAAAATATAAGCAACAGCAAAAAAAATTGCAAATGAGTGAGAGTTTTAAAGAATTGGAAGAGGATATTAAAAAATTAAGATAA
- a CDS encoding type I restriction endonuclease subunit R: MAYINESHIEDADIKFFLENLKYDEHINAWKDELIGRDSLKEVVLKKRVFKAIEKLNPNIPKECMYDAIEQLSKSRVSQSEIEANSEVYELLKDGYYTTYKNDEGKDEPVQIKFIGFDKDSIHNEFLVVSQLTIEKLSSTGKRRPDILLYVNGLPLVMIELKRPDIKVKTGYDKNLQDYREDIPQLFYYNLFVGISNGYQTRVGSFNAPWEHFFSWTKLKDNVEDKTQDTLLELENKSIHEKPRLSLQTLCEGLCSKTNLIDYFENFVLYHRKRTKIIAKNHQFLGVNRAIENLKNSNDTKLGVFWHTQGSGKSYSMIFFSKKINRKVEGNWSFLIITDRNDLDDQIFKNFVDTQTLNLSTNQNMKNNEYRAKGNKSRAQLEEALSQNKSFYFSTIFNFGLDKGKVYKKKSDRDDWIVIVDEAHRSQYKSLGENMKIALPNAKFIAFTGTPILQNGLTEQWFGNYVSEYNFAQSIEDGATVPLYYRKSVPSVVLENEDLSDEAMEILNQYDLNEEQLDNLNSEYTTLFQAVKRDDRLDEIAKHIVKHFPQRLDVRDDEGKRKPMKAMVISIDKFTAVKMYDKVQLALKEETKELIRAKKKAKGEEKELIQRKLDFINETKMAVVISQEGTEKQEREKFAAQGLDIVPHRKLMNNADEDGRDIEDYFKDANNPYRIVFVTAMWMTGFDAPSVSTLYLDKPMKNHTLMQTIARANRVYEAKKNGMIIDYFGVFRNLKKALSDYAEGNTSSEDETNLPVKEFGMLIELLQESINKCKSYLKEFDIDVDKIHAIGEKGFKEIELFKDYADIILKSNDRRKEFNLFVNTIVSLYDSAKPEIYNYPDIKQERDLFTYLKEIVNRKLDRDEEINKARQEIDELLDRSVLGNKDLEDDTKITITDYRQINLGEIDFEKLRKEFPKKAHKSIEFTDLKEFMEIKLKQMTARNKTRGNFLEDFEKIIDEYNNGSVEVEEAYETLLKQIEKLNEEEKRYIKEGFSSEEELEIFDLLKKDKLTKDEISKVKKTAKNLLKILSDKKRELFVYNWYKERQKQSEVEHTIGQVLDEELPESYDVKIFREKKEIVFEHIYHLAELGDERFVYETTNNSDYLSELYESDLVAQPKPEYN; this comes from the coding sequence ATGGCATATATAAATGAAAGTCATATAGAAGATGCAGATATAAAATTTTTCTTAGAAAATCTAAAATATGATGAGCATATCAATGCTTGGAAAGATGAACTTATAGGAAGAGACTCTCTAAAAGAAGTAGTGCTAAAAAAAAGAGTTTTTAAAGCCATAGAAAAATTAAACCCAAATATCCCAAAAGAGTGTATGTATGATGCCATTGAACAACTAAGCAAATCAAGAGTAAGTCAAAGTGAGATAGAAGCCAATAGTGAGGTTTATGAGCTTTTAAAAGATGGATATTATACCACATACAAAAATGATGAGGGAAAAGATGAACCCGTTCAGATTAAGTTTATTGGCTTTGATAAAGATAGCATTCATAATGAGTTTTTAGTCGTATCTCAACTAACTATTGAAAAACTAAGCTCCACAGGAAAAAGAAGACCCGATATACTTCTATATGTAAATGGTTTGCCCTTAGTTATGATAGAACTTAAAAGACCTGATATTAAAGTAAAAACAGGATATGACAAAAATCTTCAAGACTATAGAGAGGATATTCCTCAACTTTTTTATTATAATCTTTTTGTAGGTATCTCAAATGGTTATCAAACAAGAGTTGGAAGTTTTAATGCCCCTTGGGAACATTTCTTTTCTTGGACAAAACTAAAAGATAATGTAGAAGATAAAACTCAAGACACACTTTTAGAACTTGAAAACAAAAGTATCCATGAAAAACCAAGACTATCTTTACAAACACTTTGTGAAGGATTATGCAGTAAAACAAACTTGATAGACTATTTTGAAAACTTTGTTTTATATCATAGAAAAAGAACAAAGATTATCGCAAAAAACCATCAGTTTTTAGGTGTAAATAGAGCAATAGAAAATCTAAAAAATAGCAACGATACAAAACTTGGGGTATTTTGGCATACCCAAGGAAGTGGAAAATCATACTCTATGATTTTTTTCTCTAAAAAAATAAATAGAAAAGTTGAGGGTAACTGGTCGTTTTTGATTATTACAGATAGAAATGATTTGGATGACCAAATCTTTAAAAACTTTGTTGATACACAAACCTTAAATCTATCAACCAATCAAAATATGAAAAACAATGAATACAGAGCCAAAGGAAACAAAAGTAGGGCTCAACTAGAAGAGGCACTCAGTCAAAATAAAAGTTTTTATTTTTCTACTATATTTAATTTTGGACTGGATAAGGGAAAAGTATATAAGAAGAAATCTGACAGAGATGATTGGATAGTCATAGTAGATGAAGCACACAGAAGTCAATATAAATCATTAGGTGAAAATATGAAAATAGCATTGCCAAACGCTAAGTTTATAGCTTTTACTGGAACACCTATTTTACAAAATGGCTTAACCGAACAATGGTTTGGAAACTATGTATCAGAGTATAACTTTGCCCAAAGTATAGAAGATGGAGCAACAGTTCCTTTGTATTATAGAAAAAGTGTTCCAAGTGTGGTTTTAGAAAATGAAGATTTAAGCGATGAAGCAATGGAGATTTTAAATCAATATGATTTAAATGAAGAGCAACTTGATAATCTAAACAGTGAATACACAACCCTTTTTCAAGCAGTAAAAAGAGATGATAGACTTGATGAAATAGCAAAACATATAGTAAAACACTTCCCACAAAGACTTGATGTAAGAGATGATGAAGGCAAAAGAAAACCAATGAAAGCTATGGTTATCTCTATTGATAAGTTTACAGCTGTAAAAATGTATGACAAAGTACAACTAGCACTAAAAGAGGAAACAAAAGAGCTCATAAGAGCAAAAAAGAAAGCTAAAGGGGAAGAAAAAGAGCTAATACAGAGAAAGCTTGACTTTATAAATGAAACAAAAATGGCAGTAGTAATATCTCAAGAAGGAACAGAAAAACAAGAGAGAGAAAAGTTTGCTGCACAGGGTCTTGATATTGTTCCACATAGAAAACTTATGAACAATGCTGACGAAGATGGTAGAGATATAGAGGACTATTTTAAAGATGCAAATAATCCTTACAGAATAGTTTTTGTGACTGCTATGTGGATGACAGGTTTTGATGCACCTAGTGTTTCAACTCTCTATTTAGATAAACCTATGAAAAATCATACTCTAATGCAAACAATAGCAAGAGCAAATAGAGTTTATGAAGCAAAGAAAAATGGAATGATAATCGACTACTTTGGAGTATTTAGAAATCTAAAAAAAGCACTTAGTGATTATGCTGAGGGAAATACAAGTAGTGAAGATGAAACCAATTTGCCAGTAAAAGAGTTTGGTATGTTAATAGAACTTTTACAAGAGTCTATAAATAAATGTAAAAGTTATCTAAAAGAGTTTGATATCGATGTAGATAAAATACATGCGATAGGTGAGAAAGGGTTTAAAGAGATAGAACTTTTCAAAGACTATGCAGATATTATACTTAAAAGTAATGATAGAAGAAAAGAGTTTAATCTTTTTGTTAATACAATTGTTTCGCTTTATGACTCGGCAAAACCTGAAATATACAATTATCCCGATATAAAACAAGAAAGAGATCTGTTTACATATTTAAAAGAGATTGTAAATAGAAAGCTTGATAGAGATGAAGAGATAAATAAAGCAAGACAAGAAATTGATGAACTTTTAGATAGAAGTGTATTAGGAAACAAAGATTTAGAAGATGATACAAAAATTACTATAACAGATTATAGGCAGATAAATTTAGGTGAAATAGATTTTGAAAAGTTACGAAAAGAGTTTCCTAAAAAAGCTCACAAAAGTATTGAGTTTACAGACTTAAAAGAGTTTATGGAAATAAAACTAAAACAGATGACAGCAAGAAATAAAACAAGAGGAAACTTTTTAGAAGATTTTGAAAAAATAATTGATGAATACAATAACGGAAGTGTAGAAGTAGAAGAAGCTTATGAGACTCTATTAAAACAGATAGAAAAACTAAATGAAGAGGAAAAAAGATATATAAAAGAAGGCTTTAGTAGTGAAGAAGAGCTTGAAATATTTGATTTACTCAAAAAAGATAAACTTACAAAAGATGAGATAAGTAAAGTAAAAAAGACAGCTAAAAATTTATTAAAGATTTTAAGTGATAAAAAGAGAGAACTATTTGTTTATAATTGGTATAAAGAGAGACAAAAGCAAAGTGAAGTAGAACACACAATAGGACAAGTATTAGATGAAGAGTTACCAGAGTCTTATGATGTAAAAATTTTTAGAGAGAAAAAAGAGATAGTTTTTGAACACATATATCATTTAGCTGAATTGGGTGATGAAAGATTTGTTTATGAGACAACAAACAATAGTGATTATTTATCAGAGCTTTATGAATCAGATTTAGTAGCCCAACCAAAGCCAGAGTACAATTAA